The stretch of DNA TTCTTAAATCATATTTTTTTGAAATCTCTTTTAGTACTAAAATATATAGTGTAGATTCTCCATATAACCTACCATGTTTTGTTAATGTATCTATATTTTTATATATTATATCAGGGTATCGTTTGGAAACCTCATAAACAGCATTTAGTGCCATATGTCTAACAATATCATTTTCACTAAACAAAAGTTTTAAAACATTTTCAATAACACCATTCAATTCCTTTTCATTTAAGGTTGATAATGTGGAGAGGCAATAGGCTATATTTAATGGACTTAACTTCTCAATATTTTCATTTTTCATGAGTTCAAGAGTCCCTTTTAGGTCTTTTTTAGATATTGATGAATTAATTTTTTCTTTTGTTATATTTAGCTTGTTTATTTTATCTAGATTAAGTAATGACAATCCTGTATTAAATAATCTTTTAATTAATGACTCCTGTTTGGCAGACCTCATTAACTGTTTAATTTTCTCGTATGTTTTCTGACGTGTCTCAATTTCTACATCAGTAGTAGTTTTGCCATATTTTTTTAGCAATTCCCATGTATGTTCTCTTATTTGAAGGTTAATATATTTTTCATTTATCTCAGTAAGTTCTTTTTCCACCATATTAAAATATTCTGGTTTATGAGCCAATATACCTTTCAGAGAAATCAGTGTGTTTAGTATAAGGTCTTCGTTATCACTTTTTAGACCTTTTTTAATGTAAGGCATAAGCTGTTCAATATTTTTATTATGTTTTAGAAATATTTTTGTTGTAAGATATATTGAATTTGATACTATTTTAGGATTATTTGAATTTATAAACCCCATGAGTGAATCCATTAGTGATATGTCATTTTCTACGAATTTCCGAGCTTCATGAAGTCGCCCCTCCTCTATAAGTTTTTTTAGTTTGCTAGATTTTGAGCGAAAAAAAGGGATAGTCATTATTGAATCACCCAATATTTTAAATGATTTACCATGAATATCAAAATGCAGTAATCCTAAATTAACATTCATAGGATTCCACGGGGGTTACAGTATAGGATATATCTTTGTTTTTTCTAAGGATTTCCAAAAATTTCACACATGTTGATGGGTCTTTATTAGTCACAATAATATCGCAGGTAGCAATTATAAAATCATTAGATGTAATTTCAGTTTTGATTGGAATGGCACCACAAGATATAAATGCATTCAATAGTTCTTTTTGGATACTAAGACATTTTTCTGCATCTCCTTTTATCCTGACCCTATATGATGGAAAAACCAATTCATAACAATTTAATAGTATAACATTATTTTCCTGTAAAATCTCACAGAGTCTTGTGCAGTTTTCACCAGTGGTTTTTACTATAAATTTTAAAAAATAATACTTATGATTTAATGTGTTTGTAATTTTTACATCGTAGATTCTTGAAACATTTTCTGCAATTAAAATTCTTAGGTTGTCAAATATTTCCGATTCACACAACGCATGAATGACATATAACTTTTCCACATTCATTTTTTCACCTTTTTAGTGAGATATTATATGATTTTATATGATTTACCATATATATGGTTATATATGGTTTTTATTTTAATCAAATATATATCTTATGAAATTTAAGCATAATAGACATAGATATTAAAATATACTTAATTATGTTATAGTTTATAAATATTATAATAAATTTATCATTGTTCTACTTTTATTTAGCTAAAATAACTAAAAAGATAAAAAATAAAAAAAGAAAAGAAAATATGATGAATGAATAAAAATAAATAAAATATAATATGTGGTGTAATTGATGTTAATGTTAATGGAAGTTTTAAAAGAAAATGGTATTGCCGAGCTCAGGCCACCACAAAAAAAAGTAGTCGAGGGAGGGTTATTAAATAAAAATAAAAATTTTTTAATCTGCATACCTACGGCAAGTGGCAAAACACTCATCGGTGAGATGGCATTTATAAATCATCTTTTGGATAATAATAAAACACCCACAAATAAAAAAGGACTGTTTATCGTTCCATTGAAGGCACTTGCAAATGAAAAATATGAGGAATTCAAAGGAAAATATGAAAAATACGGATTAAAAATAGCATTATCTATTGGAGATTTTGACGAAAAAGAGGACTTAAAGGGATATGATTTAATAATCACCACTGCTGAAAAACTTGATTCACTTATAAGGCATAAGGTAGAATGGATAAAAGATATATCTGTTGTAGTTATAGATGAAATCCATTTAATAGGGGATGAAAGTAGGGGAGGCACCCTTGAGGTATTGCTTACAAAATTAAAAACTAAAAAAACTATTCAAATAATTGGATTATCTGCCACAATAGGAAATCCAGAAGAACTTGCCAAATGGTTAAATGCTGAACTTATCGTGGATGAATGGAGACCTGTTAAATTAAAAAAAGGCATTGGATATGGAAATAAAATAATGTTTATCGATGATAATGGAAATACAATAAATGAAGTTATTGTTGATGAAATTTCTAAAAATAATATGTTTAATCTTGTAGTGGATAGTATTTTAAAGGACGGTTCATGCATAATATTTTGCAATTCAAAGAGGGGAGCAGTTGGTGAAGCAAAGAAATTAAATCTAAAAAAATATTTATCACCTGATGAAATATCGGAGCTCCGACATTTGAAAGAGGAAGTTCTAAGTGTTCTTGATAATCCAACCAAAACCTGTAAAGACCTTGCAGAATGTATTGAAAAGGGCGTGGCATTTCATCATGCAGGTTTAACCTATGAACAGAGAAAAATTGTTGAAGAGGGATTTAGAAAAAAGCTTATAAAGGCCATATGTTGCACTCCAACGCTTTCCGCTGGAATTAATATGCCGTGTAGAAGGGCAATTATACGGGATTTAAAAAGATTTTCAAGTAGGGGATATATACCAATTCCAAAAATGGAAATCCACCAATGTATTGGAAGGGCAGGCAGGCCAAATTTAGACCCTTATGGTGAGGGAATAATTTATATAAATAACACCGAAAACCCAGAGCTCATAGAAAATGCAAAAAACTATTTAATTGGAAATGTGGAGGAAATCTATTCAAAACTATCCAACCAAAAAGTATTAAGAACCCACATGCTTGGGCTGATTACCACAGGGGATATAAAAAATAAAAATGATTTGGAGGAATTTATAAAAAATACATTTTACGCCTATCAATATCAAAATACTAAAAAAATTTTAGAAAATATTTACGAAATAACTAATTTTTTGGAGAAAAATGGATTTATAGAATTAAATTATAGAAGGGATGAAAATAAAGATAAAAGTAATAATAGCCATAACAACAAAAAAAATATTTCAAATACTAACAACAGTATTAAAATGCTTGTATTGGACAATAATAATTCATTAACCATTAAATCAAGGCATGAGGAAGATGTATATTACAACATTACGCCCCTTGGAAAAAAGGTATCGGAGCTCTACATAGACCCATTAAGTGCAGAGTATATTATTGATGGATTGAAAAATCTACATAAAAAAACATTATCTAATCCTAAAAATATGGAGTGTTATATCCTTCACATACTATATATTATCTCAAAAACTACTGAAATGCAACCAGTTTTAAGAGTAAGAAGAAAGGAGGAGAATGATTTAATTAATGATATGATAAAGTTGGATATAGATGTTGATGATGTTATATATGGCATATCTTCGGAAAATTTAGAATATTTTAAAAATGCTAAATTGTTTTATGATTGGATTAATGAAATTCCAGAGGAAGAACTATTGCTGGGTTATAATATCGAACCAGGAATTTTAAGGTATAATGTAGAACAGGCAAAATGGATGATTCATTCTGCAAAGGAAATATTTAATTTACTAAATATCGACAATAAAGTTATAAAAGATTGTTTAAATGATTTAGAGATAAGAATGGAATATGGTGCAAAACAGGATATTATAGAGCTCCTAAAAATAAAACATATTGGTAGAGCCAGAGCTCGGATATTATACAATGCAGGCATAAAAAATGCAAATGATATTATCAATAACCAAAAAAATATTATAAATCTATTGGGTGAAAAAATAGCAAGGAAGATTTTAAGTGAGCTCGGTGTAGATACTAAATTTGGTCAGATGAGACTTTCAATATAATTCTATTGAATAATATAAATATACAGTTAATAATGACTGTATAAATAAAAAGAACCGCTCAGCTGTCCCCGTTGTCATCACAAATCAGTGAAGTCGGCACTCATCACAGCAGTTATTATTTTTATTAATTATTATTTTATTTAATCATTAATAAGTGTTTCTATTCTCTTTTAATGTAGCCATATATATAAGCAATAATATAATATAAATAATAAAGAAATAATAGGAGCTCATATTATACATAACTGAATAATTTACTATATATGGTGAAACCATGAAATTCTTTAATAGAGAAAAGGAAATTAATGAAATTCTTCATATTTTAAACAAGGAACCAGATGATATTTATTTTATTTACGGCTCTATAAACAGTGGTAAAACTACATTAATCAACCATATAATAAACAATGAATTAAACGATAATTACAAGGTATTTTATATAAATTTTAGAACCTACTTAATATCTGAAAAAAAGGACTTTATAGAAGCGATATTTTCAACTAAAAAGGACGATTTTCTTGAAACCATAAAAGATAAATCAGAGGTATTGAACCTAATCACAAAAGGAGCTCGAATATTAACAGGAGTTCCTATTCCAGAAGTAGAGTTTAACAAATTATTTGAGGAAAGAATAAATGATGCATTTCAATATTTAAATAATATAATGTTGGAAACCAGAAAAAATGGGAAAACTCCCATTTTAATACTTGACGAACTTCAAATGATAAAAGACATAACCACCAACGGACAAAAATATTTATTAAAAGAGCTTTTCCAATTTTTAGTATCTCTTACAAAGGAACAACACCTATGTCATGTATTCTGTTTAACCTCAGATAGTCTATTTGCCGAATATGTTTATAATGCGGGAGAATTAGGGGGAAGGGCAAAATATATTTTGGTAGATGATTTTGATAAAGAAACCTCTTTAAGATTCATAAGTTTTTTAGCAAAGGAAAATGGGGTCGCACTCTCCGATAGTGATAAAGAAAAAATATATTCCTATGTTGGGGGAAAACCAAAGGATATAGCTTATGTAGTTGAAGAAAGTAGTTTTAAAGATTTGAAAGAAGTTTTGGAATATTTACTAAATGATAGTATTCAGAAATTGGATATGTTCCTAAATAAATTAGATTACATAACACCAAAAATATCCATTGAAAATGAAATTATTGAAATTAAGAAAGAAGATGTTGTTAATGCACTAAAATTATTTAAAACTAAATATGAGATTGATAAAAATGATGTTAGTATGCCCATCTACATTTATTTAATCAAAGAAAATATTTTATTCCTAAATCCACAAAAAGGGATATTAAAACCACAATCCTATTTAGTATGGAATGCTATTAAGAGGTTGGAATTATGAAATTCTTTAACAGAGAAAAGGAAATCAACGAAATCCTTCATATCTTAGAGGGGGAACCCAACTTAATATACTTTATATACGGCTCTATAAACAGTGGTAAAACTACATTAATCAACCATATAATAAATAATGAATTAAACGATAATTATAAGGTATTTTATATAAATTTTAGAACCTACTTAGTATCAGAAAAAAGAGATTTTATAGAAGCCATATTTACAACAAAAAAAGAGGGTATTTTAGAAAAAATAAAGAATAAATCAGAGGTAATAAATTTAATCACCAAAACTACAAAAACTTTAACAGGAGTCCCTATTCCAGAAGTAGAGTTTAACAAATTATTTGAGGAAAGAATAAACGATGCCTTTCAGTATCTAAACGATGTGTTTTTGGAAACCAAAAAGAGTGGTAAAACACCAATACTAATACTGGATGAATTGCAGATGATAAAGGATGTTACAACAAACGGACAGAAGTATCTTTTAAAGGAGTTATTCCAATTTTTAGTATCTCTTACAAAGGAACAACATTTATGCCATGTATTTTGTTTAACCTCAGATAGTCTATTTGCTGAGTATGTTTATAATACAGGTGAACTCGAAGATAGAGCCGATTATATATTGGTAGATGATTTTGATAAAGAAACTGCTTTAAGATTTATGGATTTTTTAGCAAAGGAAAATAGAGTTTCACTTTCCAATAGAGATAAAGAAAAGATATATTCTTATGTTGGTGGAAAACCCATATTAATTTACAAAGTTATTAACGATATGAGATATAAGAAATTGGAGGATATTTTAAATGAAATGCTTAAAATAGAAATGTCAAAACTAAAAAAATTGTTGATTAGAATAAAAAATGGCAAATATGAAGGAATAAAATATAATGATGTAATTAATGCCCTTTTTTTATTTAAAAAAGAATATATAACTAACGAATATAACATAGATGAGGACATAAAAGAATTTTTAATAAGAAAAAATATTTTATTTCTAAATCCCATTGAAGAATTGATAAAACCACAGTCATATTTAGTATGGAATGCTATTAAGAGGGTGGTTTAATTTTTAATAGGAGCTCATATTAATATATATTAGCTATGTATATATTGGTGAAACCATGAAATTCTTTAATAGAGAAAAGGAAATTAATGAAATCCTTCATATCTTAGAGGGGGAACCCAACTTAATATATTTCATCTACGGCCCTATAAATAGTGGAAAATCCACTTTAATTAGAGAAATCATAACAAATAAGTTGGATAAATCAAAATATATTCCATTCTTTATAGATTTTAGAACAAGGAATGTATTAAATGTGGATAACTTTATTGAATGTTTATTTGAAGTGGATGAAAAATCAAAAGTGGATGATTTTAGGGAGTATGCCAAATCATTAGCTGATTTGTTGATTAATGGGTCGGAGGAATTAAGCAAGTATTATTTAGGAGCTCCGATAAAAATTCCAAAATCATTATTTGACAAAATTTTTACTAAAAAAGATAAATCTGGCGATGTTTATCAATATATAGAATATTTATTTGCTAAATTAAATGAAAAAGGTAAAACACCAATATTGATATTCGATGAGCTCCAAATGATTAAAGGACTAACCTTAAATGGAAATAGATTGGTATTATGGAGTTTATTTCAATTCTTAGTGGCATTAACTAAGGTTCAACATCTATGCCATGTATTCTGTTTAAGTTCTGATAGTTTATTTATTGAGTATGTTTATAATACGGGTGAGCTCGAAGGAAGGGCAAGATATATATTAATAGAAGATTTTGATAAAGAAACCTCTTTAATATTTATGGATTTTTTGGCAAAAGAATTATTAAAATCAGAATTATCAAAAGAACAAAAAGAACTAATCTATTCCTATGTTGGTGGAAAACCCATTGATATATACTATATAATTAATGAAATGAGATATAAGGAATTAGAGGATATTTTAAATGAAGTACTAAATGACAGTATTCAAAAATTAGATATGCTTCTAAATAAATTGGATTATATAACCCCAAAAATATCCATTGAAAGTGAAATTATTGAAATCAAAAAAGAAGATGTTGTAAATGCACTAAAATTATTTAAAACTAAATATGAGATTGATAAAAAGGCTATTAGCACGCCTGTATATATTTACTTAATCAAAGAAAATATTTTATTCCTTAATCCTCAAAAAGGAATATTAAAACCACAATCTTATTTAGTATGGAATGCCATTAAGAGAGTAGTTTAATTTTATGAGCTCCGATAAACATAATATATATTTTTAATTTTATTTTTTAGATTTTTGTAGAGCTCCGATAAATTTTCATTTTTATTGTGGGAGCTCCCATTATTATTAAAACCAATGAGAATATTTAAATAAAAAGAGGAGTAATATAAGTTAAGATTTAATTTTTTGGTATTGGTGTATAGGATGAGCTCAGTTAAAAGGATTGCTAAGAACACGGGGATTTTATTTGTATCCAATATTATATCCAAATTATTTGGTTTTGTTTATACCATATATATGGCTAGATATTTAGGAGCTCAGGGGTTTGGTATTTTATCCTTTGCATTAGCATTTACTGGAATGTTCGGTGTGCTTGCAGATATGGGTTTGCAGCCTTTAACTGTTAGAGAGGTTGCAAGAAATACTGAGCTCAGTGGAAAGTATTTGGGAAATATTGCAGCGATAAAATCTATTTTAGGAATAATTACTTTTGTGTTAATTGTTTTAACTATAAATTTAATGAACTATCCAGCAGAAACTGTTTATGTTGTTTATTTAATTGCATTTAGTGTGTTGATTAATTCATTTAATGGTATGTTTTATTCCATTTATCAAGGTCATGAAAAGATGGAGTATGTTGGTATTGGAAATATAATTAATAGTTCTTTAATGTTTGTGGGTGTTTTTATTGCCATATATCTTGGATTTAATGTTGAAGGGTTTGCATATATATATTTGATTTCTGGAATTGGTGTTTTGCTGTATAATTTAATTATTTCTACATGGAAGTTTGTTAAACCAAAAATTGAAATTGATTTAAAATTTTGGAAGGAATTGTTAAAAGAGGCTTGGCCTTTTGCTCTTATAGGTTTTTTTGTTATTATCTATTTTAGAATAGATTCTATAATGTTATCCTATATGAAAGGAAATGAAGTTGTTGGATACTACTCAGCATCATATAGGCTTATTGATGCTTTATCATCGCTTGTACCTTCAATAATATATTCTGTAATGTTTCCCGTAATGTCTAAATATTTAAATTCAATAAATGATTTAAAAAAAGTTTGGATTAAAGCATTTAATTTATCCTTTATTGTTGGTATTACTACTTCGATTTTTGTCGTAGTTTTTGCAAAATATATTATTTTAATTGTTTATGGATATGGTTATTTACCTAGTGTAATGGTATTGCAAATTTTAATATGGGCATTTTTTATAATATGCGTTAGTTCCATAACTAGTGGATTATTAAATGCTACAAATAAACAAAGGTTGGTGACTTTTGGAGCAGGTGCTGGAGCAATTATTAATGTAATATTAAATATAATCTTAATTCCAAAATATAGTATGGAGGGTGCTGCAATAGCCACCGTTATTACCGAAATATTAATGTTTGTGCTATATATTTATTCAGCTTGTAAATTTTTAAAAATAAATAAATCAGAAATTTTATCATTATTTATATTTTCAAAAAAAGATTTAT from Methanothermococcus okinawensis IH1 encodes:
- a CDS encoding DEAD/DEAH box helicase: MLMLMEVLKENGIAELRPPQKKVVEGGLLNKNKNFLICIPTASGKTLIGEMAFINHLLDNNKTPTNKKGLFIVPLKALANEKYEEFKGKYEKYGLKIALSIGDFDEKEDLKGYDLIITTAEKLDSLIRHKVEWIKDISVVVIDEIHLIGDESRGGTLEVLLTKLKTKKTIQIIGLSATIGNPEELAKWLNAELIVDEWRPVKLKKGIGYGNKIMFIDDNGNTINEVIVDEISKNNMFNLVVDSILKDGSCIIFCNSKRGAVGEAKKLNLKKYLSPDEISELRHLKEEVLSVLDNPTKTCKDLAECIEKGVAFHHAGLTYEQRKIVEEGFRKKLIKAICCTPTLSAGINMPCRRAIIRDLKRFSSRGYIPIPKMEIHQCIGRAGRPNLDPYGEGIIYINNTENPELIENAKNYLIGNVEEIYSKLSNQKVLRTHMLGLITTGDIKNKNDLEEFIKNTFYAYQYQNTKKILENIYEITNFLEKNGFIELNYRRDENKDKSNNSHNNKKNISNTNNSIKMLVLDNNNSLTIKSRHEEDVYYNITPLGKKVSELYIDPLSAEYIIDGLKNLHKKTLSNPKNMECYILHILYIISKTTEMQPVLRVRRKEENDLINDMIKLDIDVDDVIYGISSENLEYFKNAKLFYDWINEIPEEELLLGYNIEPGILRYNVEQAKWMIHSAKEIFNLLNIDNKVIKDCLNDLEIRMEYGAKQDIIELLKIKHIGRARARILYNAGIKNANDIINNQKNIINLLGEKIARKILSELGVDTKFGQMRLSI
- a CDS encoding ATP-binding protein — its product is MKFFNREKEINEILHILNKEPDDIYFIYGSINSGKTTLINHIINNELNDNYKVFYINFRTYLISEKKDFIEAIFSTKKDDFLETIKDKSEVLNLITKGARILTGVPIPEVEFNKLFEERINDAFQYLNNIMLETRKNGKTPILILDELQMIKDITTNGQKYLLKELFQFLVSLTKEQHLCHVFCLTSDSLFAEYVYNAGELGGRAKYILVDDFDKETSLRFISFLAKENGVALSDSDKEKIYSYVGGKPKDIAYVVEESSFKDLKEVLEYLLNDSIQKLDMFLNKLDYITPKISIENEIIEIKKEDVVNALKLFKTKYEIDKNDVSMPIYIYLIKENILFLNPQKGILKPQSYLVWNAIKRLEL
- a CDS encoding ATP-binding protein; translation: MKFFNREKEINEILHILEGEPNLIYFIYGSINSGKTTLINHIINNELNDNYKVFYINFRTYLVSEKRDFIEAIFTTKKEGILEKIKNKSEVINLITKTTKTLTGVPIPEVEFNKLFEERINDAFQYLNDVFLETKKSGKTPILILDELQMIKDVTTNGQKYLLKELFQFLVSLTKEQHLCHVFCLTSDSLFAEYVYNTGELEDRADYILVDDFDKETALRFMDFLAKENRVSLSNRDKEKIYSYVGGKPILIYKVINDMRYKKLEDILNEMLKIEMSKLKKLLIRIKNGKYEGIKYNDVINALFLFKKEYITNEYNIDEDIKEFLIRKNILFLNPIEELIKPQSYLVWNAIKRVV
- a CDS encoding ATP-binding protein; this encodes MKFFNREKEINEILHILEGEPNLIYFIYGPINSGKSTLIREIITNKLDKSKYIPFFIDFRTRNVLNVDNFIECLFEVDEKSKVDDFREYAKSLADLLINGSEELSKYYLGAPIKIPKSLFDKIFTKKDKSGDVYQYIEYLFAKLNEKGKTPILIFDELQMIKGLTLNGNRLVLWSLFQFLVALTKVQHLCHVFCLSSDSLFIEYVYNTGELEGRARYILIEDFDKETSLIFMDFLAKELLKSELSKEQKELIYSYVGGKPIDIYYIINEMRYKELEDILNEVLNDSIQKLDMLLNKLDYITPKISIESEIIEIKKEDVVNALKLFKTKYEIDKKAISTPVYIYLIKENILFLNPQKGILKPQSYLVWNAIKRVV
- a CDS encoding flippase, translated to MSSVKRIAKNTGILFVSNIISKLFGFVYTIYMARYLGAQGFGILSFALAFTGMFGVLADMGLQPLTVREVARNTELSGKYLGNIAAIKSILGIITFVLIVLTINLMNYPAETVYVVYLIAFSVLINSFNGMFYSIYQGHEKMEYVGIGNIINSSLMFVGVFIAIYLGFNVEGFAYIYLISGIGVLLYNLIISTWKFVKPKIEIDLKFWKELLKEAWPFALIGFFVIIYFRIDSIMLSYMKGNEVVGYYSASYRLIDALSSLVPSIIYSVMFPVMSKYLNSINDLKKVWIKAFNLSFIVGITTSIFVVVFAKYIILIVYGYGYLPSVMVLQILIWAFFIICVSSITSGLLNATNKQRLVTFGAGAGAIINVILNIILIPKYSMEGAAIATVITEILMFVLYIYSACKFLKINKSEILSLFIFSKKDLYIIKELLKGKK